The Synechocystis sp. PCC 7509 genome includes a window with the following:
- the dndD gene encoding DNA sulfur modification protein DndD, with product MIFLELVLQNFGPYCGRQVLNLRPDDRDSPPIILLGGMNGGGKTTLMDAIRLALYGHRAQCSTRNNLGYSEFLNQSVNRHTPPGDQTRIELTFEHILNNVQVEFKIERVWTKNSKSGKDTLGVSIDNRGDTALTQIWDERIEDLLPLGISNLFLFDGEQVKELAEQETPTVDVTNAIKTLLGLELAERLANDIDILVNRKRKALADTKDLASLEVIEKKLTLQKDKFEAAKEQLGIAQKGIEKAQKHHDETSEKFLSEGGKIAKNRSQLEIQLSYGNDAIANQRKDLAEVAADVLPLALISNLLNQAQTQAQKESKHLQAKIAQDVVKARDNRFLSCIETLALLPEQVEQINLFIAEENKALEQDINLTENLYLAIDSETNNQLNNNIERDLPSQIKKAKEQLLNLKNKEEETTAIERQLAAAAAPETYEKLADAVKVSQSQLVQAKSNYETTRKSCEELGRLVDKTIKELSQFGEQNIDRKNDEHIIKASAKVQNTLKLFREKLTLRKLNQLETVVTECFLYLLHKSDLVHRIAIDAHTFTLSLYDYSGKPVLKHRLSAGEKQLLAIAFLWGLARVSGRNLPVAIDTPLGRLDSSHRNNLIERYFPNASHQVILLSTDTEIGQTELQQLRDNKAIAREYILKYSPSTRQTTIEPGYFSDGSTSKPNPTLTNC from the coding sequence ATGATATTTCTTGAACTTGTATTACAAAACTTTGGTCCTTATTGTGGCAGACAAGTATTAAATCTGCGTCCCGATGACCGAGATTCACCGCCAATTATTTTATTAGGTGGAATGAATGGCGGTGGCAAAACAACGCTAATGGATGCTATTCGGCTTGCGCTTTACGGACATCGGGCGCAATGTTCTACTCGCAATAATTTGGGATATAGCGAGTTTTTAAATCAATCAGTTAATCGCCATACACCCCCTGGCGATCAAACTCGCATTGAGTTAACTTTTGAACATATTTTAAACAACGTTCAAGTAGAGTTTAAAATTGAAAGAGTTTGGACGAAAAACTCTAAAAGTGGCAAAGATACTTTAGGCGTTTCTATTGATAATAGAGGAGACACAGCCCTTACTCAAATTTGGGACGAACGCATCGAAGATTTGCTACCTTTAGGCATTTCTAACTTGTTTCTTTTTGATGGAGAACAAGTAAAAGAGTTAGCCGAACAAGAAACGCCTACTGTTGACGTTACTAATGCGATAAAAACCCTTTTGGGATTAGAATTAGCCGAGCGTTTAGCAAACGATATTGATATTTTAGTTAATCGCAAACGTAAAGCTTTAGCGGATACTAAGGACTTGGCAAGTTTAGAAGTAATTGAAAAAAAACTAACTTTGCAAAAAGATAAGTTTGAAGCAGCAAAAGAGCAGTTGGGAATAGCTCAAAAAGGTATAGAAAAAGCTCAAAAACATCACGATGAAACCTCAGAAAAGTTCTTGTCGGAAGGAGGGAAAATCGCCAAAAACCGCAGCCAGCTAGAAATACAGCTAAGTTATGGGAATGATGCGATCGCAAACCAACGCAAAGATTTAGCCGAAGTAGCGGCGGATGTTCTACCATTAGCTTTAATTTCAAACCTTTTAAATCAAGCGCAAACCCAAGCACAGAAAGAATCTAAGCATTTACAAGCAAAAATTGCTCAAGATGTTGTAAAAGCTAGAGATAATCGTTTTCTAAGTTGTATTGAAACTCTTGCATTATTACCAGAACAAGTCGAGCAAATAAACCTTTTCATTGCTGAAGAAAACAAAGCTTTAGAGCAAGATATTAACTTAACTGAAAACCTCTACTTAGCTATAGATTCCGAAACGAACAATCAATTAAATAACAATATTGAACGTGACTTACCAAGCCAGATAAAGAAAGCTAAAGAGCAGTTACTTAACTTAAAAAACAAAGAAGAAGAAACAACCGCTATTGAAAGACAATTAGCTGCCGCCGCCGCGCCAGAAACTTACGAAAAACTCGCCGATGCTGTCAAAGTTTCTCAATCGCAATTAGTACAAGCAAAATCTAATTACGAAACTACTAGAAAAAGCTGTGAAGAATTAGGTAGATTAGTTGACAAAACTATTAAAGAACTATCACAGTTTGGCGAACAAAATATTGACCGCAAAAACGATGAACATATTATCAAAGCATCGGCAAAAGTTCAAAATACTCTTAAGCTATTTCGGGAAAAACTCACATTACGCAAACTAAACCAACTAGAAACTGTAGTTACAGAATGCTTCCTTTATCTACTACACAAATCAGATTTAGTACATAGAATTGCCATTGATGCTCATACTTTTACCTTATCTTTGTACGATTATTCAGGAAAACCCGTACTCAAACATCGCTTATCGGCGGGAGAAAAACAGTTACTGGCGATCGCATTTTTGTGGGGATTAGCCCGTGTATCTGGGCGCAACTTACCTGTAGCCATTGATACGCCGTTAGGTAGATTAGATTCATCTCACCGCAACAACCTAATAGAGCGTTACTTTCCCAACGCCAGCCACCAAGTAATATTATTATCTACTGATACAGAGATTGGGCAGACAGAATTACAGCAGTTGCGGGATAATAAAGCGATCGCCCGTGAATATATCCT
- the dndC gene encoding DNA phosphorothioation system sulfurtransferase DndC, with product MTRIQEPENTPQAQRTATELLKDVENITAEIQQLYCLDTIPWIIGYSGGKDSTTVLQLVWNAIAALSAEKQNKIVYVITTDTLVENPIVSAWVGNSLKLMRAAAQEQKLPIEPHLLHPAIKDTFWVSLMGKGYPAPRNRFRWCTERLKIHPSNSFIRDMIRASGEVILVLGTRKAESIKRASTMEKHRAGKVGERIISNSSVRDSNLYENPSLPNSLIYSPIEDWRNDEVWLYLNQYENPWGQSNKDLFAMYRGATEDNECPLVVDTSTPSCGSSRFGCWVCTMVSKDKSMEAMIQNDEEKEWMQPLLDIRNELDVENDRDRRDFRRLTGNVQLFERNIDGEISVEPIPGPYTKEWRETWLRKLLAAQTQIRRTAPEAMRDITLITAEELSEIRRIWLEEKHEFDDSLPRIYQEVTGEIFRDPRPGADNSLLGADEWAVLEELCQGDAMHLELMAKLLDTERQYRTMTSRTGIYSKLEKCFETSSRSPTDAIANAHYKRDLKTAAGDGNVETVKQLTWADLKFQAKNDIS from the coding sequence ATGACTAGAATACAAGAGCCAGAAAACACACCTCAAGCTCAACGCACTGCTACTGAGCTACTAAAAGACGTAGAAAATATTACGGCTGAAATACAACAACTGTACTGCTTAGATACAATTCCCTGGATTATAGGCTACTCTGGGGGAAAAGACAGCACTACAGTCTTGCAACTTGTCTGGAATGCGATCGCAGCACTCTCCGCAGAGAAACAAAATAAGATAGTTTATGTTATTACAACAGATACTCTGGTAGAAAATCCTATAGTATCTGCATGGGTAGGTAATTCATTAAAACTTATGCGTGCTGCTGCTCAAGAACAGAAGCTACCTATAGAACCTCATTTACTTCATCCTGCAATTAAAGATACGTTTTGGGTAAGTTTGATGGGTAAAGGATATCCTGCACCCCGCAATAGGTTTCGCTGGTGTACAGAACGCCTAAAAATACATCCTTCCAACTCTTTTATTCGGGATATGATTCGGGCTAGTGGCGAGGTAATTCTGGTTTTGGGGACTCGTAAAGCTGAGAGTATCAAACGAGCCTCAACAATGGAAAAACATAGGGCGGGCAAGGTAGGGGAGAGAATTATCTCTAATTCTAGCGTCCGTGACTCAAATTTATATGAAAATCCTAGCCTACCTAACTCATTAATTTACAGCCCTATAGAAGACTGGCGTAATGATGAAGTGTGGCTTTACCTCAATCAGTATGAAAACCCTTGGGGACAAAGTAATAAAGACTTATTTGCCATGTATCGGGGTGCTACAGAAGATAATGAATGTCCTTTAGTCGTCGATACTTCTACCCCTAGCTGTGGAAGTTCTCGTTTTGGGTGCTGGGTTTGCACAATGGTTAGTAAAGATAAGTCAATGGAGGCAATGATTCAAAATGATGAAGAAAAAGAATGGATGCAGCCTTTACTAGATATACGCAATGAACTAGATGTAGAAAACGATCGCGATCGCCGTGATTTTCGCCGTCTAACTGGTAATGTACAATTATTTGAGCGTAATATCGACGGTGAAATATCTGTTGAACCCATACCAGGCCCTTATACTAAGGAGTGGCGGGAAACTTGGCTTAGAAAGCTACTTGCAGCCCAAACGCAAATTCGCCGCACTGCACCGGAAGCAATGCGCGATATTACTCTAATTACGGCGGAAGAACTTAGCGAAATTAGACGCATTTGGCTAGAAGAAAAACACGAGTTTGATGATAGCTTACCGCGCATCTATCAAGAAGTAACAGGGGAAATTTTCCGAGATCCGCGTCCTGGGGCTGATAATAGTCTTTTAGGTGCAGATGAATGGGCGGTATTAGAAGAACTCTGTCAGGGCGATGCTATGCACCTAGAATTGATGGCAAAATTGCTTGATACAGAACGCCAATATCGGACAATGACAAGTCGTACAGGTATCTATAGTAAATTAGAAAAGTGCTTTGAAACAAGTTCTAGATCCCCGACAGATGCGATCGCTAATGCCCATTATAAGCGCGACTTAAAAACTGCGGCAGGCGATGGGAATGTAGAAACTGTTAAACAATTAACTTGGGCAGATTTAAAGTTTCAGGCAAAAAATGATATTTCTTGA
- a CDS encoding DNA sulfur modification protein DndB — translation MMELDNQSPEIIEYKAITGTFGEVRYFLTTLDHNDAAENIRFARDLQGKWGFSERVQRQLDDKRAETELFTYLAKSGIRFFNSLVVVLLPSSDEQREFWDFSNVISQGREIEKWVNLKLYKGVSRVVIDGQHRLLSLKKYWNIHIGTKTLSAEELAENCKCEESFDIPVVYLVFGNIGRVGYSQETDSIRDDVIKATRNIFTVINNTAKRIDRQTQLLLDDTKISALIPRKLLEEDVLEDKIVKWSSSSTNLSQSDPYLTTLDLISKCTEELLINSKNEALKKTFNSHIEREKALEKYYESHPLFDGMGTKHIFKWFFYELQPFKDWMNHFEHSYINVILQPEQTKLTTSQKEQIKNLRQSNVLYTVLGQRILFFAISRFLMRIKPEQRISATLNQITDSVLKMHDSGFFDRNASHWKNVIVQPNDKLTMITTGSGGEKCIELLRMIFFNKPDGVRELIEKTREDVDSEVDWTVGKIAEWRKSFHVELPEVKIDEDNITQEDFSDVNKEDVSTINNHNYLRDESLEDGRMYDENDNED, via the coding sequence ATGATGGAATTAGACAATCAATCACCAGAAATTATTGAATACAAAGCAATTACAGGGACTTTTGGGGAAGTACGTTACTTTTTAACAACCCTTGACCATAATGATGCAGCAGAAAATATTAGATTTGCGCGTGACCTTCAAGGAAAATGGGGATTTTCTGAAAGAGTCCAACGCCAACTAGATGATAAAAGAGCAGAAACAGAGTTATTCACATACTTGGCTAAAAGTGGGATCAGATTTTTTAATTCTTTAGTTGTCGTTTTGCTGCCTAGTTCTGATGAGCAGAGAGAATTTTGGGATTTTTCTAATGTGATAAGTCAGGGAAGAGAAATTGAGAAGTGGGTCAATTTAAAATTATATAAAGGTGTCTCTAGAGTTGTTATTGATGGACAACATCGTTTATTGTCACTAAAAAAATATTGGAATATACATATAGGTACAAAGACTCTTTCGGCTGAAGAGTTAGCTGAAAATTGTAAATGTGAGGAATCTTTTGATATCCCAGTTGTATATTTAGTTTTTGGGAATATTGGTAGAGTTGGATATTCTCAAGAAACTGATTCAATACGTGATGACGTAATAAAAGCCACAAGAAATATATTTACTGTAATAAACAATACTGCGAAACGCATTGACCGTCAAACTCAACTTTTGCTGGATGATACAAAAATTTCTGCTTTGATACCTAGAAAACTTTTAGAAGAAGATGTCCTAGAGGATAAAATTGTAAAATGGTCATCCAGTTCTACAAACTTATCACAATCAGATCCTTATCTAACTACACTGGATTTAATTAGCAAATGTACTGAAGAACTGCTAATTAACAGTAAAAATGAAGCTTTAAAGAAAACCTTTAATTCCCACATTGAAAGAGAGAAAGCACTAGAAAAATACTACGAATCTCATCCTTTATTTGATGGAATGGGGACTAAACATATTTTTAAATGGTTTTTCTACGAGCTACAACCATTCAAAGACTGGATGAACCATTTTGAGCATTCATATATAAATGTAATTTTACAACCAGAGCAGACTAAATTAACTACTAGCCAAAAAGAGCAAATTAAGAACTTAAGGCAATCTAATGTTCTTTATACTGTTTTAGGTCAGCGTATTTTATTTTTTGCCATCTCAAGATTTTTAATGAGAATCAAACCAGAACAACGTATTTCTGCAACATTAAATCAAATAACTGATAGTGTACTAAAGATGCACGACAGTGGCTTTTTTGATAGGAATGCATCCCACTGGAAAAATGTTATTGTGCAGCCAAATGATAAGCTCACAATGATTACAACAGGTTCAGGGGGAGAGAAATGCATAGAGCTTCTTAGAATGATATTTTTTAATAAACCTGACGGTGTACGTGAATTAATAGAAAAAACTCGTGAAGATGTAGATAGTGAAGTAGATTGGACAGTAGGCAAAATTGCTGAGTGGAGAAAAAGTTTTCATGTAGAATTGCCTGAAGTAAAAATCGATGAAGATAATATTACTCAAGAGGATTTTAGTGATGTTAATAAAGAAGATGTATCAACAATTAACAATCACAATTATTTAAGAGATGAGAGCTTGGAAGATGGAAGAATGTATGATGAAAATGACAATGAAGATTAA
- a CDS encoding GIY-YIG nuclease family protein, with translation MQETIHEEFFSNFLVATATISALYDIPSKPGIYAFYHAFDFSEDYLLESINKRVGNTVFNTLFLEDKTGTKFTIDLCGEPVVLSDTMTKFISNVSLPKDRRTLRKLLLTCSILQTPDYIGYATNLQKRFMQHLESDNGFFARYGQTRPQNEFLFICFPCHENIARELESLLIQLCQPKFNTQRS, from the coding sequence ATGCAAGAAACAATACATGAAGAATTTTTTAGTAACTTTTTAGTAGCTACAGCTACCATCTCAGCCCTGTACGATATACCTAGCAAACCAGGTATATATGCTTTTTATCATGCCTTTGACTTCTCAGAAGATTATTTGCTTGAAAGTATAAATAAGCGTGTTGGTAATACTGTATTTAATACACTTTTCTTAGAAGACAAAACAGGAACAAAGTTCACTATAGATTTATGTGGAGAACCAGTTGTTTTATCAGACACTATGACTAAATTTATTAGCAATGTATCTCTACCAAAAGATAGGCGTACTCTTAGAAAACTGCTTTTAACTTGTAGTATTCTACAAACTCCAGATTATATTGGGTATGCTACTAATCTGCAAAAACGATTTATGCAACACTTAGAAAGCGATAATGGATTTTTTGCAAGGTATGGACAGACAAGACCTCAAAATGAGTTTTTATTTATATGCTTTCCTTGTCATGAAAACATAGCTAGAGAACTAGAAAGCCTACTAATTCAGCTTTGCCAGCCTAAATTTAATACACAAAGAAGCTAA
- a CDS encoding DNA phosphorothioation-associated protein 4, producing the protein MALNRIKIAKDKATLVKLLIASDNSATNCFNTYADLIVFAAALGAKRKKRVPLKEISKGDPDPIPQEHFISKGYEFIIKLIAISESHDKEILDNSEDCDNERINIFEEYANGGLEVLQEELRGSVDHLERVLLFLSFEKNQPLKTEFDLSRFI; encoded by the coding sequence ATGGCTTTAAACAGAATTAAAATTGCTAAAGACAAAGCTACTTTAGTAAAACTATTAATAGCGTCAGATAATAGTGCGACTAACTGCTTCAATACTTATGCCGATTTAATTGTGTTTGCAGCCGCATTAGGAGCAAAACGAAAGAAGCGAGTACCATTAAAAGAAATATCAAAAGGAGATCCAGATCCAATTCCGCAAGAGCATTTTATTAGCAAGGGTTATGAGTTTATAATAAAGCTGATAGCAATCTCTGAATCTCACGATAAAGAAATTTTAGATAATAGTGAAGATTGTGATAACGAACGCATTAATATTTTTGAGGAATATGCCAACGGTGGACTTGAAGTTTTACAAGAGGAGTTGCGCGGCTCAGTAGATCACCTAGAAAGAGTTTTATTGTTTTTAAGCTTTGAGAAAAATCAACCATTAAAAACTGAGTTTGACTTGAGTAGATTTATATAA
- a CDS encoding glycosyltransferase family 2 protein, which produces MSPKYSFIIPIYNEEETISEMYRRMSAVMDRMDGIVELILINDGSRDRSLQLLRDLHNKDSRVCYLSLARNFGHQIAVTAGLNFATGQLVVILDADLQDPPELIPDMVEKWKQGYQVVYAQRTQRRQEGWFKRFTAYSFYRLLKKLADVDIPTDTGDFCLLDRKVVEVLNAMPERNRYIRGLRSWIGFRQTAIRFERDPRFAGEVKYTFRKSLALAINGLVSFSTVPLRISTYVGLLAAIASILMALLVLYWRIFVPNSPLTGFTIVLMATFFLGAVQLVSIGILGEYIGRIYEEVKGRPLYTLAEVGGFVRQETKV; this is translated from the coding sequence ATGTCTCCTAAATATTCTTTTATCATCCCAATTTATAACGAAGAAGAAACGATTTCTGAGATGTATCGCCGGATGAGTGCGGTAATGGATCGAATGGATGGAATAGTAGAATTAATTTTAATTAATGATGGTAGCCGCGATCGCTCTTTGCAATTACTACGAGATTTACACAATAAAGATTCCCGCGTTTGCTATCTAAGTTTGGCGCGTAATTTTGGACACCAAATTGCAGTAACGGCGGGTTTAAACTTTGCTACAGGTCAACTTGTCGTTATCTTAGACGCAGACTTACAAGACCCTCCCGAACTTATCCCCGATATGGTAGAAAAGTGGAAGCAAGGTTATCAAGTAGTTTACGCCCAACGCACCCAACGCCGTCAAGAAGGTTGGTTTAAACGTTTTACGGCTTACAGTTTTTATCGGTTGCTTAAAAAGCTTGCAGATGTAGATATTCCCACAGATACGGGGGATTTTTGCTTATTAGATCGAAAGGTTGTAGAAGTGTTAAATGCAATGCCAGAACGCAACCGTTATATTAGAGGCTTGCGATCGTGGATTGGTTTTCGGCAAACTGCAATCCGATTTGAGCGCGATCCTCGGTTTGCAGGGGAAGTTAAGTATACTTTCCGTAAATCTTTAGCTTTAGCCATTAACGGATTAGTATCTTTTTCTACAGTGCCTTTGCGTATATCTACTTATGTAGGTTTGTTAGCTGCGATCGCATCTATTTTAATGGCTTTATTAGTTTTATATTGGCGGATTTTTGTCCCCAATTCACCGTTAACGGGCTTCACAATAGTTTTAATGGCAACATTTTTTCTTGGTGCGGTGCAGCTAGTTTCGATTGGAATTTTGGGCGAATATATTGGGCGGATTTACGAAGAAGTTAAGGGTAGACCGTTGTATACTTTAGCGGAAGTTGGCGGCTTTGTGCGTCAGGAAACCAAAGTTTAG
- a CDS encoding TVP38/TMEM64 family protein, whose product MKIGMLLLTILCILATGGAIYLLGGIDSAQIAVWLEAVGIWSPFIYIALYVVATVLVLPSTVLNLTGGAVFGAVWGTLWTSLAAIIAAIVAFTFTRTVGRETIAKRLSGRWQAMDAEVRQGGLFYMFAIRLVPIMPYGLVNFAAGLTSISFKDYVLGTTIGTVPSVLPFVLLGSSGLKALNTGDVLPLVGALALTGILVGGSTWYRRRTLLNKAAKALHKSEELGNQD is encoded by the coding sequence ATGAAAATAGGTATGTTACTACTGACAATTCTTTGTATTTTAGCTACGGGTGGAGCAATTTATTTACTTGGGGGCATAGACAGCGCTCAAATTGCAGTTTGGTTAGAGGCGGTAGGTATTTGGTCGCCATTTATTTATATTGCGTTGTATGTGGTTGCAACGGTATTAGTTTTACCCTCAACCGTCCTTAATCTTACGGGTGGGGCAGTTTTTGGGGCTGTATGGGGAACTTTGTGGACTAGCTTGGCGGCAATTATTGCGGCAATTGTTGCTTTTACGTTTACTCGCACAGTAGGTAGAGAAACTATAGCTAAAAGACTTTCTGGACGCTGGCAAGCTATGGATGCAGAAGTGCGCCAGGGTGGGCTATTTTATATGTTTGCTATCCGGTTAGTACCAATTATGCCCTACGGTTTAGTTAACTTTGCGGCGGGATTAACATCAATCAGTTTCAAAGATTATGTTTTGGGAACAACCATTGGTACAGTTCCTAGTGTTTTACCGTTCGTACTCTTGGGTAGTTCGGGGTTAAAGGCATTGAATACGGGGGATGTTTTACCTTTAGTAGGAGCGTTAGCACTTACAGGTATTCTGGTAGGAGGGTCTACGTGGTATCGTCGTCGAACTTTACTTAATAAAGCAGCAAAGGCTTTACATAAATCCGAAGAACTTGGTAATCAAGACTAA
- a CDS encoding pentapeptide repeat-containing protein: MTIDSNSSLPNPEPPNDDRHGRDLGISTADLATQQALAALSSLQSPQNLAALSQSRSTNQDLAKFRTGSPRALVVTLIAITLVIIGVALNNFLIGIAGTLLALLLSGAVILPWLQAVVSEMVSPQERSLFVAFLGAAAAVVGLFNFTGISNQVYAWGEQINWDASGTLAEWFGALGQILIAVIAVYVAWRQYVISKDLTIQQNLLTVQQNLITQQQTIDAYFQGVSDLVLDEQGLLEDWPQERAIAEGRTAAIFSSVDGSGKAKIIRFLSRSKLLTPLQRDSRLGRAILNGNGGYAEDRLYGVRVIDLGVMLAGADLSNTDLRWTDLSEANLVRANLSKCDLVKTNLARTILYDAKLIAADFKGTRLFYGTAEVASPRSRTQEPNYQTGEYTGAVVENADFSDVQRMSESVRCYCCTWGGEKTRATIPGGCEGIINKLEN; the protein is encoded by the coding sequence ATGACTATTGATTCAAATTCCTCTTTGCCTAACCCAGAACCGCCAAACGATGATCGCCATGGTCGAGATTTGGGCATTAGTACCGCAGACTTGGCAACACAACAAGCTTTAGCTGCTTTGTCATCCTTGCAATCACCGCAAAATCTAGCGGCTTTATCTCAATCTCGTTCAACTAACCAGGACTTGGCAAAGTTTCGCACGGGTAGCCCAAGAGCGCTAGTTGTAACTTTAATTGCGATTACTTTAGTAATTATTGGCGTAGCTTTAAATAACTTTCTCATTGGTATTGCGGGAACGCTACTAGCTTTGTTGCTGTCGGGAGCGGTGATTTTACCTTGGTTGCAAGCGGTAGTTAGCGAGATGGTATCGCCACAAGAGCGATCGCTATTTGTGGCTTTTTTGGGCGCTGCTGCTGCCGTTGTGGGATTATTTAACTTCACAGGTATCAGTAACCAAGTTTACGCCTGGGGTGAACAAATTAACTGGGATGCTTCGGGGACATTAGCCGAGTGGTTTGGCGCTTTGGGACAAATTTTAATTGCTGTAATAGCAGTTTATGTAGCTTGGCGACAATATGTAATTTCTAAAGACTTGACTATTCAGCAAAATTTGCTAACTGTCCAACAAAACTTAATTACCCAGCAGCAAACCATTGATGCTTATTTTCAAGGGGTATCTGACTTGGTATTAGACGAACAAGGGTTATTGGAAGATTGGCCCCAAGAAAGAGCGATCGCCGAAGGACGTACCGCAGCGATATTTAGTAGTGTTGATGGCAGTGGTAAAGCCAAAATTATTCGGTTTTTGTCCCGCTCCAAATTGCTTACACCGTTGCAGCGCGATTCACGTTTAGGTAGAGCTATTTTGAACGGCAATGGTGGTTACGCAGAAGATCGCCTTTACGGGGTGCGAGTAATTGATTTAGGCGTAATGCTGGCTGGGGCGGATCTATCTAATACTGATTTACGGTGGACAGACCTGAGTGAGGCTAACTTAGTTCGCGCTAACTTAAGTAAATGCGATTTGGTCAAAACTAACCTAGCTCGAACTATTTTATATGATGCTAAATTAATTGCCGCCGATTTCAAAGGCACTCGCTTATTTTACGGTACGGCAGAAGTAGCTAGTCCCCGCAGCCGCACACAAGAGCCTAATTACCAAACTGGAGAGTACACCGGAGCGGTAGTTGAAAATGCTGATTTTAGCGATGTACAAAGGATGTCTGAATCGGTGCGTTGTTACTGCTGTACATGGGGTGGAGAAAAAACTAGAGCCACAATTCCTGGGGGATGCGAGGGCATTATTAATAAATTAGAAAACTAA
- a CDS encoding IS5 family transposase (programmed frameshift): MTYKKVKKLKAEEFKRLTGVHFDTFNQMVEIVKEAEKSRKKTGRPPKLKVEDQILMVLEYLREYRTFFHLGATWGINESTAYRIIQKIENILIKAPQLRLPGKKRLIDDDYQLETVVIDVSETPIERPKKKQKSYYSGKKKRHTLKAQVVIDQRNGEILCTYYGKGSEHDFKLYKRSKIRIKKEVKCLADKGYQGIKKHHHFSQIPKKKPRKDKLSVAEKKENRELAKERIIIENVFAHLKRFRILQGRYRNRRKRFGLRFNLIASIYNYELNLNANQS, translated from the exons GTGACTTATAAAAAGGTAAAAAAATTAAAGGCGGAAGAATTTAAACGTTTGACTGGAGTGCATTTTGACACTTTTAATCAAATGGTAGAAATAGTCAAGGAAGCGGAAAAATCAAGGAAGAAAACTGGCAGACCGCCAAAACTAAAGGTAGAAGACCAAATCTTAATGGTCTTAGAATATTTACGAGAGTACCGAACTTTTTTTCATTTAGGTGCTACTTGGGGAATAAACGAATCTACAGCCTACCGAATTATTCAAAAAATAGAAAATATTTTAATTAAAGCTCCTCAACTAAGACTACCAGGGAAAAAGAGATTGATTGACGATGATTATCAGCTAGAAACGGTAGTAATAGATGTAAGTGAGACCCCCATAGAAAGACCTAAAAAAA AACAAAAGAGCTATTATAGTGGCAAGAAAAAAAGACATACGTTGAAAGCCCAAGTAGTTATCGATCAAAGAAATGGAGAAATACTGTGTACGTACTATGGCAAGGGTTCTGAACATGATTTCAAGTTATATAAAAGAAGCAAAATCAGGATTAAAAAAGAGGTTAAATGTTTAGCAGATAAGGGATATCAAGGAATTAAAAAGCATCATCATTTTAGTCAAATACCTAAAAAGAAGCCAAGAAAAGATAAGCTTTCTGTAGCCGAGAAAAAAGAGAATAGAGAACTAGCAAAAGAGAGAATAATTATTGAAAATGTTTTTGCCCATTTGAAAAGATTTAGGATTTTACAAGGGCGATATAGAAACAGAAGGAAACGATTTGGATTAAGGTTTAATTTAATAGCTTCTATTTATAATTATGAGCTTAACTTAAACGCAAATCAATCTTAA
- a CDS encoding glutathione S-transferase family protein encodes MLRLYNFLFSGNCYKIRLLLTQLDIHFENIEVDILKGESRTPEFLAKNPNGRVPVLETKAGQFLAESNAIIFYLSEGTQFLPQEPFLRAQVLQWLFFEQYSHEPFIATSRFWITYLGKAEEYIEAIEQKRAPGYAALAVMEKHLQQHSYFVGEQYTIADIGLFAYTHVAHEGNFDLTGFPAIQSWIKRVESQPLHISINRE; translated from the coding sequence ATGCTGCGGTTGTATAATTTTTTATTTTCTGGCAATTGTTATAAAATTCGTCTGTTATTAACTCAGTTGGATATTCATTTTGAAAACATAGAAGTGGATATTCTTAAAGGTGAAAGTAGAACCCCAGAATTTTTAGCTAAAAATCCCAATGGTAGAGTGCCAGTTTTGGAAACTAAAGCCGGGCAATTTTTAGCTGAATCGAATGCTATTATTTTTTATCTCAGCGAAGGAACTCAGTTTTTACCGCAAGAACCTTTTTTACGCGCTCAAGTATTACAATGGTTATTTTTTGAGCAGTACAGTCATGAACCTTTTATAGCTACTTCTCGATTCTGGATTACTTATTTGGGTAAAGCTGAAGAATACATTGAAGCAATTGAACAAAAACGCGCCCCTGGTTATGCTGCGCTTGCAGTGATGGAAAAGCATTTACAACAACATAGTTACTTTGTGGGCGAACAGTATACTATTGCAGACATTGGTTTATTTGCTTACACTCATGTTGCTCATGAAGGCAACTTTGATTTAACAGGATTTCCTGCTATTCAATCATGGATTAAACGAGTAGAATCTCAACCGCTACATATCAGTATTAATCGGGAATAA